From a region of the Bacteroidetes bacterium GWF2_43_63 genome:
- a CDS encoding aminofutalosine synthase MqnE — protein MQQLPLAEKILSDQRISEEEALLLFNDFDLPQLALLATHRKRFASQDKVFYNRNIHIEPTNICVYNCRFCSYRAKSDADSYTFTTEKIIENISAVADNITEVHITGGVHPEWGIYFFATLLKSLKTQFPHIHIKAFTAVEIAYMCNIDKLDIADGLRILKDAGLSSLPGGGAEIFDDSVREKISPEKPTGQLWLAVHRMAHKTGLPSNATMLFGHVESRTQRISHMAALRDLQDETHGFNCFIPLKFRNRDNRMSDIEETPVIEDLKTYAIARIFLDNIPHLKAYWPAVGRDFAQISLQFGVDDLDGTINDSTSIYTRAGSGESPDMSLSELQRLITEAGFQPVERDSVYNEL, from the coding sequence ATACAACAGCTGCCACTCGCCGAAAAAATTCTTTCTGATCAACGCATCAGCGAAGAAGAAGCCCTGTTGTTATTTAATGATTTCGACCTGCCACAACTCGCTCTGCTGGCCACACACCGCAAACGATTTGCTTCGCAGGACAAGGTTTTTTACAACCGCAACATTCACATTGAACCCACAAATATTTGTGTTTATAATTGTCGCTTCTGCAGTTACCGCGCTAAGTCCGATGCCGACAGCTATACTTTTACGACGGAAAAAATCATCGAAAATATTTCTGCAGTTGCTGACAACATTACCGAAGTACACATCACAGGCGGTGTTCATCCAGAATGGGGAATTTATTTTTTCGCCACTCTTTTGAAATCTCTCAAAACACAATTTCCGCACATACACATCAAAGCGTTTACAGCAGTGGAAATTGCATATATGTGCAACATCGATAAACTTGATATCGCAGATGGGTTGCGGATTTTAAAAGATGCCGGATTATCCTCACTTCCCGGTGGCGGCGCCGAAATTTTTGATGATTCTGTAAGGGAGAAAATAAGTCCTGAAAAACCAACCGGCCAACTGTGGCTCGCTGTGCACCGCATGGCTCATAAAACCGGTTTACCCAGCAATGCCACCATGTTGTTCGGTCATGTCGAAAGCCGCACACAGCGCATATCGCACATGGCAGCACTGCGCGACCTGCAGGATGAAACGCATGGCTTCAATTGTTTCATTCCATTGAAATTCAGAAACCGGGACAATCGCATGTCGGACATTGAAGAAACGCCGGTCATAGAAGATTTGAAAACTTACGCCATCGCTCGGATTTTTCTCGATAATATTCCGCACCTGAAGGCCTACTGGCCCGCTGTTGGTCGCGACTTCGCGCAGATATCACTTCAGTTCGGAGTGGATGACCTCGACGGCACCATCAATGATTCCACCAGCATTTATACGCGTGCAGGCAGCGGCGAAAGCCCTGATATGTCACTGTCCGAATTGCAGCGACTGATCACCGAAGCCGGTTTCCAGCCAGTGGAACGCGATTCAGTGTACAACGAACTCTGA